The DNA window ACATATTTTGGCGTTTACTTCTTTACTTCTTTACATTTTGGGAAAGACTTTATATGAAAGCTTATATAGAAATATGTAAGTGTCAAGGATTGAAGTTAGGAAAAGATGTAAAAGTTTTTGAGAGAGTTTACTTCGGATCAGAGCCTTTTCTAATTGAAATTGGAGATAAAACTCAAATTGCGGGAGGTACAAGATTTGTAAACCATGGGGGAACTACAAAAACCATCAGAAGACTAGCCAGTTTTGAAGACGTCAGAATTTTTGGAAGAATAAAAATAGGGAAAAACTGTACAATTGGTTCTAATTGTGTTATCCAGCAAGACGTTGAGATAGGAGACAATTGCATTCTGGGAGCGGGATCTGTACTTAC is part of the Chryseobacterium indicum genome and encodes:
- a CDS encoding acyltransferase; this translates as MKAYIEICKCQGLKLGKDVKVFERVYFGSEPFLIEIGDKTQIAGGTRFVNHGGTTKTIRRLASFEDVRIFGRIKIGKNCTIGSNCVIQQDVEIGDNCILGAGSVLTHSIPDNVVFSGNPARFICSTEQYAESLLDQNTI